The Taeniopygia guttata chromosome 1A, bTaeGut7.mat, whole genome shotgun sequence DNA window CCATCTTTCATGCTTTTTTCCAGCTCATATTTTACACTTTCCAAATCTGAGGTTTCCAGTTCAGCATTAGCAGCTCCTTCTGTGTGAACAGactctcccttttttcccatgCAAATACCGTGTACTTCTCTTTCAATTTCAGCACACAAATTCTCTATTAATTGTTTGTGATGTTTCAGTCTCTCTTCAACCTGTAAAATTCCCTCACTTTTGCTCAAATAGTCATGCATCTCTTTTTGATCATCTGGCCTACTCCCTTGATGCTCAGCCTCACTTGTACCGATCATTAAATAGGAGTCCTGCACATAATTTTCTCCATCATTTGCCACACGATCTAGATGGAATTTTGCTTCACATTTTTCAATTTCCATATCTAGTTCCTTCATTCTAAGGACTTGTTGATGAATGGTATGATCCTGAGAAATGATCAGATGAATCAGTGTCTCCATATTATCTCTCTCTTGCTGAACACTGTCCTGCTTAAGCTTGGCCAGTTTCCGGAAAGTCTTCCTcacaattttcttttgcttgtcTATTGGCAACATCTTCATGTAGTTTGCTGGACTGAGGTCCCACTGCTTTTCTACATTTTGTACTACCTTGGCTTCAGCTGTCTTCCACAATGGAAATGAGAGGAAAGCATCTGACTTTACCAATACAAAATGCAAATTAGCCTGCTCTTCCCCCCAGGCCTTCCAAAGTCTCAGAATCTTTGTCAAGGGGGGCAGTACTCTCTCTGAGCCTCTCCATTTTTCTACAATGCAGTAATCACTAGGTTTTCCAAAAAGGacctttttctctccaaatgTTGTCTGATGTTCCTCAAGCAGTGCTTGAATCACTTCTGAGCAAGTTGTGCGCTTTGTCAGGCCACATACAATCTTCTCCTCTTGGCAAACCCAAACCACAATCTCTCTTTCATTTGAAGCCATGTCCTTGCTGGGAGATCTGGAAAACAAGAAGAGACCAAGTATAAATTACATATCAATGGCAGAGACAGTATGAATAATTGCTGTAATTCTGATATGAATAACACATTTAAAAACTCCTGTATTGTTGTACAAGACAATATACTTGCttaaattgcatgaagaaatatCTTTGGATTAAGTAACAGCTTTAATTTACTACTGCTTTGATATTATTACTAGTCCAGCTGAATGAGAATCTCACAAAATGTCCTTTATCAAATCTTGGTTTTCTATACATAATAAGAGTTATTAAAGTTTGGCAATCTGCATTACACTTTCAGACTGACCTAGGACAGCATAGCTTTTGGATCTTCATGTTTGTTCTCATTACAAAGACTGCACAGACATTTCTAAGCTATTAGAAATGGCTTCTGAAGGGGAGAATACACTGAACATAGATGGACTGAGGAAAGATGACCGAACAGCACCAATGAATCTGACAACAGGATAAATCTATAGCTCTTCTGCCACAACTGCACCCACACAAGCATAAAAccaattattttcctttctttttcactaATAAGTGTCAAGAAATTTGTTGCTCTTCCTGAAGTACCGAATAGCCTGAAGTCCAGTGAGTTGTGAGAGAATACCAGCTACAAGAGAATACATACAtgagtctgatttttttttttgttatttaaactGATACAGAAatgcaagaaaaggaaaaaatattttagtcagtcatttatttacttgtttttttaTGAATTACAATGAATTTGCTATTAACCTGGTAGCTCGTTATACACTGAGATACCTAACTCCAGATGTCTGAGATCCCATTATGCTTCCTGTAGCTCCAGTACAATCACTAGTGCCTAGACAGCAATTCAGTAGACCAAAGGTTGAAGTTGACTTTACAGCTAATTTTTCAGTTTGCCCCCATCTGGTTCTGGACTGTTGTAGGCCTGTGTTGGCAGAGTTGCCTGGATATTCCTGTCTTCAAGAGTCCACTTGAATATTATTTAATGTATAGTTTTATTCTTGCCCAGACCTGATGATTTGACCTCTTGCATAAAATGATAAAACAGTAAATTCCCtgaggaaaaaatgtctttgGATTTTCAAGTATCTCTTGCAGTTAATTTGAATTAAGGAGTTTAACCTAGTCTGAGAGAGAAagcttgaaaaggaaaataactaTTCAGACCATATTCAAAGAGTGAAATAGAGCATTTGTTTTCATCTAGGATTACTTATCACAGAACTTTTTTAGTCTTCTGAGTTGTAGTAAGCATGGAATTTTATTTGGATTAATTACAGTTACACCCTATGATTAGTAAAGCAATCCAGTTTGtccttttttcttaattattacACAACATGACAGGCACACTGCAATCCAATAAATTGAACTGTGATTGACTCATCTCTAGGAGCCACTCTGACCAGGAGGCAAAAATCctgaaacaaaaggaaactgCAAATGAATACTAATAAAACTGACAAGTCTGAGTTTATTAGTATTAttgcaaaggagagctctgtccaaCTACATTGCTTCAGATCTTGGAACATTCTCTGTAAAATGTGTGTTTTGGTAGATGACTCTGAGTAATAGCATCATTTTCCCTCTCCAATAGCTCCCCCTCACAGACCAGCATTTTACggtaattattttttgaaacTGGTGCTCAAAAAGTTAATAATGTTTTCATAGACTATTTCTCAAGAGAAGAAAGCACATAtcacaaacagagaaaatgGCTAAGTGGCACAAAGAAAGAGTTATATTCAAGCTTAAGTGGTAGGGAAGGAATGGAGGATGATATTAGATTAAATGGCATTATGGTGAAGTATATCACACACTGAAAAATCAGAATCTGTAAGTTCTCTGAGATTTACAGTATGCCGGATGCTATATTTTTTGCTGTTAATAGATTGGCAGTTAGTGAAATTCAGGTAAATAGCCAGTTGCAACATAAGTCAGCTGTGACTAAAAATAACTCAGTATTTGCTTTACACTACagatatgaaaagaaaaaaaggcaacaaataatttattatgCATAAAATTACACAAAATGAATCATGAAAAATACAGTGCGTCAAACCATGTTCACTACTGATACCTAAATAATTGATTTACAAATATAGGTGTATTAGCAGTTATTGAATTTAAATTTatagaaatactgaaaataaaaaaaaaatgcataaaaatataaaaaataccaTACTGGAGACTCTGAGGCAGTAAATTCAGGCTGTAtctttcctgatttcttttgCAGTTAGGAAATATATTCCAGGAAATGAGTGTAGTCTCTTCTAGCATTCTTCTGAGTGTCTTATGcaatttgttttcaaagcaaaagtcttcctattttttttcttgtttttgtttgatAGGCGTATTTTCTCCTAGTTAATATTTCCAGTACGTAATTGATTATGTGGATTAAGCAGAAGCCTACTGTAAAGCCTAACTTTAAAGTTTTCTCATGAAGCTAGTTTCTCTCTGGGCTATTAGCAAATCTTCAGATCTAGAACATCTAGACATCCCATCATTATTGTACTGCAAAATACTTTCACTATACTTTCTTATACAGAATTCCCACAGAGTTCAGCAGGAGTTAAACAAACTTCTGATggaaacatatatatatatatatgtaaagcatatatatatatagtaaagcaatatatatatatatatatattgtaaaacatatatatatatattgtaaaGCAATCTCTACAGGACCCCTGAAAACAATAAGGATGTAAAAATAACATcttaaaattactgttttcaaCTTTTCTAGCTGTTTATCACCCCCTGTAACTTTTTCAGTTATTATTCACCTGTCTGCCCAGACTTTACATTCAGCTTTCTTGAGGAAAGATTGTTCTTTATTTTGCCTATAAAATATAACTTAGTAACACAATTGGATAATATATGCACATGCAGGTACACAAAGAAATCAAGTAGCTtatacatgaaaaaaagaacttttaaatatatatgtatataatgtAGATACCAACATCTTTTAATTATATTgtcatattttacagaaaatgagagaagaaattaaaagaatttCTGAACATCTCTGTAATTCTTGTATCAAAGCTACATGGTAAAGTACAAATTCTTTCCTTAATTTTTCTATGTGTTTGTCCCAGCATAtattatcttaatttttattcagtCACTCCACTCAATTTTGGATCTTTACTTCTAAGCAAAAAGAATTAGACAGACATTTATAATCTTACATTGTCATGGAATTGTAATATATTCTAAAATAGCAAAAGTGGTTTTTTATTATCTTCCGCTCAAAATGGTAAATTGGAACCTTACCATGGACCTTTTAAGTTAAATGTAttgtataattttttcttcatagtCAATTCAGGTAGTTACAAACAAAAATGAAGCATTGTTGTGTCAGTCACAGAATAACAATCACTAAAAAATTTGCTTTCAGGACGCAAGAAGATGCCAGTACTAGGAAATACCTTTTGTTAAACTGCATTCCTCATAGAAAGTGAAGAGCAAATTCTGCATTTATGAAGTGGAATTAATCTGAAAGTTAAGATTTCAGTATCTTAAAAGTTCCTCCTCAtcaggagaagagagaaaacttACAAGAATCCCTACTGCCTAGTCCATCTTTGATCATTGAGAATAATTTTCAGAGGAAGCTATTTCTCTCTTTCATTAACTACAAGAGACCTATGTGGCCACCTTCAACCAAATAGCTCACTTTCAGGTAGCTGAAATCAGGTGAGATTAATCCAATCAGATTCATTTAGGTGAGATTAATCCAGATTCTGGTATATCTAAGATAAATGTAGCAAGAATGGTTGCAGCAGCAGTTGATTTAGTACAGACAACTAAATGTGGGACCTACACATCATAACTTTACAACTTAGTTTAGACCTTGACTGTTCAATTTAGCCAGTAAATTATAAGGAAATGCATTAATTCATTTCAATACTAAGAAAGAGGTCTTGAATAATTTTTGGTAATTGACAggaattcttttattttttttccttagctgCAACACTAAAAGTTAAAATCTTCAGGAACAAGATCTGCTTTAAAACAGTCACTTTAACACAGAGGCAACCTTCTCATATTTACAGGTTCCTGTCTTGCAGTTTTGTAAAGGACGCAAAAGAACtagcatttttaataaaatagcCGTTAATAGGAGTGTAATAGCGAAAGtgtttttccagtttaaatGTCTGAGTTTCCTGATGACCACAATAACAATTTCATCAAAACTAGCTAGGCaacttatatatttttttaatataatgcTGCAGGTTTTGAAGCTTTCAGTTCTGTTTTGAAGTCTGTGTCTTTGAATTGAACACTGAAGTGTTCTACTTATACATCTAAGATTATAAAGTCTTGATGCTAACGACATGcaaatctatattttttttacaaagccACTAATTACTTAGACCAGATGGGAATTTAAACTTAATAATGGTCAAAAGTATATTTCTcatctttttgtttgcttggtttgaTTGCTTTTTTAATGTCTTCTGGTCCTTGTTTCTCTTCAAGATGACCCAAAACTCCATCCCAATTCATACTCTAGACCTCACACAGTCTTGATTACACCAGCACAAACTAAGTGTTGTGTGTCAGATATACAATTTGTTAATTTATTCTTCAGGCCTAGGGGAAGGTAATACATTCCAGCAACATacagacaaaacaaaaccatttacTTATGTCACACAAAGTAAAAATATGAGATAGCTCAAGTGCTGGAAGGTGCACTTTTGATATTCACTAACTTTAAGGTATAAATTTATAATATATACATATCAAACATAATTGTTTGCCTTCCTGAAACAGTCTCCCTAAAAATACAATGTATCAGTTTTGCAATCAATCATGGCAATCAAATAAAGGCATCCCACTACTTTTTAGAATTTCACCTTCACGTGTACAAGATGCTTCTTTTTCTAGACTAATTTCTGCAAACATTCTATTGGAACTAGATCACTTCCATATCATATTGTTAGCTACTTAATGCAGTGTTTCTGAAATATAATGGACACTAAAAGAATACCTTGCCTTTGTTGAAA harbors:
- the RASSF9 gene encoding ras association domain-containing protein 9 isoform X3 is translated as MASNEREIVVWVCQEEKIVCGLTKRTTCSEVIQALLEEHQTTFGEKKVLFGKPSDYCIVEKWRGSERVLPPLTKILRLWKAWGEEQANLHFVLVKSDAFLSFPLWKTAEAKVVQNVEKQWDLSPANYMKMLPIDKQKKIVRKTFRKLAKLKQDSVQQERDNMETLIHLIISQDHTIHQQVLRMKELDMEIEKCEAKFHLDRVANDGENYVQDSYLMIGTSEAEHQGSRPDDQKEMHDYLSKSEGILQVEERLKHHKQLIENLCAEIEREVHGICMGKKGESVHTEGAANAELETSDLESVKYELEKSMKDGLRINSYLSCIQKELTYRDSLLQKKEKEYELLTEEFNLLHVKDNIETGLQSNEEPSKGSGISSTSIAVPDFVHRVTNLDINDTDSDTGISSTHSQDSEITAGDMVLLST
- the RASSF9 gene encoding ras association domain-containing protein 9 isoform X2, giving the protein MTRRSPSKDMASNEREIVVWVCQEEKIVCGLTKRTTCSEVIQALLEEHQTTFGEKKVLFGKPSDYCIVEKWRGSERVLPPLTKILRLWKAWGEEQANLHFVLVKSDAFLSFPLWKTAEAKVVQNVEKQWDLSPANYMKMLPIDKQKKIVRKTFRKLAKLKQDSVQQERDNMETLIHLIISQDHTIHQQVLRMKELDMEIEKCEAKFHLDRVANDGENYVQDSYLMIGTSEAEHQGSRPDDQKEMHDYLSKSEGILQVEERLKHHKQLIENLCAEIEREVHGICMGKKGESVHTEGAANAELETSDLESVKYELEKSMKDGLRINSYLSCIQKELTYRDSLLQKKEKEYELLTEEFNLLHVKDNIETGLQSNEEPSKGSGISSTSIAVPDFVHRVTNLDINDTDSDTGISSTHSQDSEITAGDMVLLST
- the RASSF9 gene encoding ras association domain-containing protein 9 isoform X1 yields the protein MAPFGRNLLKARHKNRSPSKDMASNEREIVVWVCQEEKIVCGLTKRTTCSEVIQALLEEHQTTFGEKKVLFGKPSDYCIVEKWRGSERVLPPLTKILRLWKAWGEEQANLHFVLVKSDAFLSFPLWKTAEAKVVQNVEKQWDLSPANYMKMLPIDKQKKIVRKTFRKLAKLKQDSVQQERDNMETLIHLIISQDHTIHQQVLRMKELDMEIEKCEAKFHLDRVANDGENYVQDSYLMIGTSEAEHQGSRPDDQKEMHDYLSKSEGILQVEERLKHHKQLIENLCAEIEREVHGICMGKKGESVHTEGAANAELETSDLESVKYELEKSMKDGLRINSYLSCIQKELTYRDSLLQKKEKEYELLTEEFNLLHVKDNIETGLQSNEEPSKGSGISSTSIAVPDFVHRVTNLDINDTDSDTGISSTHSQDSEITAGDMVLLST